A region from the Pseudomonas triticicola genome encodes:
- a CDS encoding acyltransferase: MRRLLTGCFVTLLLLLNTLILIGPLMVFALLKLVAPGRWRDYASGAVMWIAETWAEIDKLIFQLCIPTQWDIRGGDDLRRDTSYLVVSNHQSWVDIPALIQTLNRRTPFFKFFLKKELIWVPFLGLAWWALDYPFMKRYTKAFLAKNPELAGKDLEITKAACELFKRQPVTVVNYLEGTRYTLAKSTQQESPFNHLLKPKAGGVAFVLAAMGEQLDAMLDVTVVYPQEKIPGFWDLISGNVPRVIIDIRTRELDPTLWQGDYEKDPAFRQHVQNWVNQLWTEKDQRIVELRNERR; this comes from the coding sequence ATGCGCCGCCTGCTCACCGGCTGTTTCGTCACCCTGCTGCTGTTGCTCAACACCCTGATCCTGATCGGGCCATTGATGGTGTTTGCCCTGCTCAAACTGGTCGCACCCGGGCGCTGGCGGGATTACGCATCGGGGGCGGTGATGTGGATCGCCGAGACCTGGGCCGAAATCGACAAACTGATCTTCCAGCTGTGCATCCCGACGCAGTGGGACATTCGCGGCGGCGACGATCTGCGCCGCGACACGTCCTATCTGGTGGTCAGCAACCATCAATCGTGGGTCGACATTCCGGCACTGATCCAGACCCTCAACCGGCGCACGCCGTTCTTCAAGTTCTTTCTGAAGAAAGAGCTGATCTGGGTGCCGTTCCTCGGCTTGGCGTGGTGGGCGCTGGATTACCCGTTCATGAAGCGCTACACCAAAGCCTTTCTGGCAAAGAACCCCGAGCTGGCGGGCAAGGATCTGGAAATCACCAAAGCGGCGTGCGAGCTGTTCAAGCGCCAGCCGGTGACGGTGGTGAATTATCTGGAAGGCACGCGCTACACCCTGGCGAAAAGCACCCAGCAGGAATCGCCGTTCAACCACTTGCTCAAACCCAAGGCCGGCGGCGTGGCGTTCGTGCTGGCAGCGATGGGTGAACAGCTCGACGCGATGCTTGATGTGACGGTGGTGTATCCGCAGGAAAAAATCCCGGGCTTCTGGGACCTGATCAGCGGCAACGTGCCGCGAGTGATCATCGACATCAGGACCCGCGAACTCGACCCGACGCTGTGGCAGGGCGATTACGAGAAAGATCCGGCCTTTCGCCAACACGTCCAGAACTGGGTCAACCAGCTCTGGACCGAGAAGGATCAACGCATCGTCGAGCTGCGCAACGAGCGCCGCTGA
- a CDS encoding ATP-dependent zinc protease family protein has translation MKSLLALFALVALPVMAAEPTLYGRYEYIALPEIGGEVLKAKMDTGALTASLSAKDIETFTRDGEDWVRFRLATKDASNKVFEHKVARISKIKSRSDEDDEERDSSDVAKRPVVDLELCLGNVKRTVEVNLTDRSHFNYPLLIGAKALREFGAAVNPARRYTADKPDC, from the coding sequence GTGAAATCCCTCCTTGCTCTGTTTGCCCTCGTTGCGCTGCCGGTCATGGCCGCCGAGCCGACGCTGTACGGTCGCTACGAATACATCGCGCTGCCGGAAATCGGTGGCGAAGTGCTCAAGGCCAAGATGGACACCGGCGCGCTGACCGCCTCGCTGTCGGCCAAGGACATCGAGACCTTCACCCGCGACGGCGAAGACTGGGTACGTTTCCGCCTCGCCACCAAGGACGCCAGCAACAAGGTCTTCGAGCATAAGGTCGCGCGCATCAGCAAGATCAAAAGCCGTTCCGACGAGGACGATGAAGAGCGCGACAGCAGCGATGTCGCCAAGCGTCCGGTGGTCGATCTGGAACTGTGCCTGGGCAACGTCAAACGCACCGTCGAGGTCAACCTGACCGACCGCAGCCACTTCAACTATCCGCTGCTGATCGGCGCCAAGGCTTTGCGTGAGTTCGGCGCGGCGGTCAATCCGGCGCGGCGTTACACCGCCGACAAGCCTGACTGCTAA
- the creB gene encoding two-component system response regulator CreB, with protein sequence MPHILIVEDEAAIADTLIFALQGEGFSTTWLNLGAAALEHQRQTPADLIILDIGLPDISGFETCKQLRRFTEVPVLFLSARDAEIDRVVGLEIGADDYVVKPFSPREVAARVKAILKRMAPRPTLEAGSTLFRIDAERVQISYRGQPLSLTRHEFRLLQCLLEQPERVFSREQLLDALGVAADAGYERSIDSHIKSLRAKLRLVRAEAEPIQTHRGLGYSYSPGHS encoded by the coding sequence ATGCCGCACATCCTGATTGTCGAAGACGAAGCGGCAATAGCCGACACACTGATTTTTGCCTTGCAGGGCGAGGGGTTCAGCACCACGTGGCTGAACCTCGGCGCGGCGGCGCTGGAGCATCAGCGGCAGACGCCGGCCGACCTGATCATTCTCGATATCGGTTTGCCGGACATCAGCGGCTTCGAGACTTGCAAGCAACTGCGGCGCTTCACGGAAGTGCCGGTGCTGTTTCTCAGCGCCCGCGACGCCGAGATCGATCGCGTGGTGGGCCTGGAGATCGGTGCCGACGATTACGTGGTCAAGCCGTTCAGCCCGCGTGAAGTGGCGGCGCGGGTCAAAGCCATCCTCAAGCGCATGGCGCCGCGCCCGACCCTGGAAGCAGGCTCAACGCTGTTTCGCATCGATGCCGAACGCGTGCAGATCAGCTATCGCGGCCAGCCGCTGAGCCTGACCCGCCATGAATTCCGCTTGTTGCAATGCCTGCTCGAACAACCTGAGCGGGTGTTCAGCCGCGAGCAATTGCTTGATGCGCTGGGCGTTGCCGCTGATGCCGGTTACGAGCGCAGCATCGACAGCCACATCAAAAGCCTGCGCGCCAAGTTGCGCCTGGTGCGCGCCGAGGCCGAGCCGATCCAGACCCATCGCGGCCTCGGTTACAGCTATAGCCCGGGGCACAGCTGA
- the creC gene encoding two-component system sensor histidine kinase CreC: MSLGLRIFLVYVLFVGLTGYFVLNTVMEEIRPGVRQSTEETLVDTANLLAEILRDDFKAGTLSENRWPQLLRAYGERQPQATIWGLPKNQVNHRIYVTDAKGVVVLDSSGVAIGQDYSRWNDVYLTLRGEYGARSSRSDPDDPSSSVMHVGAPIRDNDRIIGVVTVAKPNSSLQPYVDRTERRLLFYGAGLIGLGLLFGALLSWWLSRALHRLTGYAQAVSEGRRVEVPHYRGGELEQLATAVEQMRTQLEGKAYVERYVHTLTHELKSPLAAIRGAAELLQSEMPAVQRLRFVSNIDSESARMQQLIERLLNLAQVEQRQGLEERVAVPLALLVAELLKAQAARIEGRQLRIEQAIGEDLLLIGEPFLLHQALGNLLENALDFTPTSGLLRLSAKRVGEQIEFRLFNQTTAIPDYALPRLTERFYSLPRPDSGRKSTGLGLNFVEEVVKLHGGVMRIGNVEGGVEVVLRLP; the protein is encoded by the coding sequence ATGTCGCTGGGGCTGCGGATCTTTCTGGTGTACGTGCTGTTTGTCGGCCTGACCGGTTATTTCGTCCTCAACACGGTGATGGAGGAAATCCGCCCCGGCGTGCGTCAGTCCACCGAAGAGACGCTGGTCGACACCGCCAACCTGTTGGCAGAAATCCTGCGCGACGATTTCAAGGCCGGCACCCTCAGCGAGAACCGCTGGCCGCAATTGCTCCGCGCCTATGGCGAGCGGCAGCCGCAAGCGACCATCTGGGGCTTGCCGAAAAACCAGGTCAACCACCGCATCTACGTCACCGACGCTAAGGGCGTCGTTGTGCTCGACTCCAGCGGCGTCGCGATCGGCCAGGATTATTCGCGCTGGAACGACGTCTACCTGACCCTGCGCGGCGAGTACGGCGCGCGCTCCAGCCGTAGCGATCCTGACGATCCGAGCTCTTCAGTGATGCACGTCGGCGCGCCGATCCGCGACAACGACAGGATCATCGGCGTGGTCACCGTGGCCAAGCCCAACAGTTCGCTGCAACCCTACGTCGATCGCACCGAGCGGCGCTTGCTGTTTTACGGCGCCGGACTGATCGGCCTCGGTTTGCTCTTCGGTGCTTTGCTCTCATGGTGGCTGAGCCGCGCGCTGCACCGTTTGACCGGTTATGCCCAAGCGGTCAGCGAAGGCCGGCGCGTGGAAGTGCCGCATTATCGCGGCGGCGAGCTGGAGCAACTGGCCACAGCGGTCGAGCAGATGCGCACGCAGCTCGAAGGCAAGGCCTACGTCGAGCGCTACGTGCACACCCTGACCCATGAATTGAAAAGTCCGCTGGCGGCGATTCGGGGCGCGGCGGAGTTGCTGCAAAGCGAGATGCCGGCCGTCCAGCGTTTGCGCTTTGTCAGCAACATCGACAGCGAAAGCGCGCGGATGCAGCAGTTGATCGAGCGCCTGCTTAATCTGGCGCAGGTGGAACAGCGCCAAGGTTTGGAAGAAAGGGTGGCAGTGCCGCTGGCGCTGTTGGTCGCAGAACTGCTCAAGGCGCAGGCCGCGCGGATCGAGGGCAGACAACTGCGTATCGAGCAAGCGATCGGCGAGGATCTGCTGTTGATTGGCGAGCCGTTTCTGCTGCACCAGGCGTTGGGCAATCTGCTGGAAAACGCACTCGATTTCACCCCGACGTCGGGGCTGTTGCGCTTGAGCGCCAAGCGGGTTGGCGAGCAGATCGAGTTTCGCCTGTTCAACCAGACCACGGCGATTCCCGATTACGCCTTGCCACGCCTGACCGAACGCTTCTACTCGTTGCCGCGCCCGGATAGCGGACGCAAGAGCACCGGGCTGGGGCTGAACTTCGTTGAAGAAGTGGTCAAGTTGCATGGCGGGGTGATGCGCATTGGCAATGTCGAGGGCGGGGTTGAGGTGGTATTGCGCTTGCCTTGA
- the creD gene encoding cell envelope integrity protein CreD, protein MNKNLTIKLGAIALLILLLLIPLLMIDGIIDERQQLRDGVLEDIARSSSYSQQLTGPVMVVPYRKVVRTWKTNDKTNKRYEEIGEARGRLYFLPERFELDGQVQTELRKRGIYEARLFHADNRIDGHFSLPAQLGIKENFADYQFDAPFLAVGISDIRGIENALKLELGGQQLDFVPGSEVAWIGEGVHVTLPALDASKATQLTFGFDLRLQGTGSLRVVPVGKTSSVSLAANWPHPSFVGNFLPAKREINDQGFSADWQTSFFSTNLQEAMERCVAGDCDALNGRSFGVSFIDPVDQYLKSDRAIKYALLFIVLTFAGFFLFEVLKSLAVHPVQYALVGVALAFFYLLLLSLSEHIGFALAYLLSASGCVLLIGFYVSHVLRSARHGLSFSAGLAALYGLLYGLLSAEDYALLMGSLMLFGLLGVFMVLTRKLDWYGIGLKSAKPLEFDVEAMQ, encoded by the coding sequence ATGAACAAGAATCTGACCATCAAACTCGGCGCGATTGCCTTATTGATCCTGCTGTTGCTGATCCCGTTGCTGATGATCGACGGCATCATCGATGAGCGTCAGCAACTGCGCGACGGTGTGCTCGAAGACATCGCGCGCAGTTCCAGTTACAGCCAGCAACTGACCGGGCCGGTGATGGTGGTGCCGTACCGCAAGGTGGTGCGCACCTGGAAGACCAACGACAAAACCAACAAGCGCTACGAGGAGATCGGCGAGGCGCGGGGGCGCTTGTACTTTCTGCCGGAGCGTTTTGAACTCGACGGCCAGGTGCAAACCGAACTGCGCAAACGCGGTATTTACGAGGCGCGACTGTTCCACGCCGACAACCGCATCGATGGGCATTTTTCCCTGCCGGCGCAGTTGGGCATCAAGGAAAATTTTGCCGATTACCAATTCGACGCGCCGTTCCTGGCTGTGGGTATCAGCGATATTCGCGGCATCGAAAACGCGCTGAAACTTGAACTCGGCGGCCAGCAACTGGACTTCGTGCCCGGCAGCGAAGTGGCCTGGATCGGCGAGGGCGTGCACGTCACCCTGCCGGCACTGGACGCCAGCAAAGCCACGCAGTTGACCTTCGGATTCGACCTGCGCCTGCAAGGCACCGGCTCGCTGCGGGTGGTGCCGGTGGGCAAGACCAGCAGCGTCAGCCTCGCCGCCAATTGGCCGCACCCCAGCTTCGTCGGCAACTTCCTGCCGGCCAAGCGCGAGATCAACGATCAGGGTTTCAGCGCCGACTGGCAGACCTCGTTTTTCTCCACCAACCTGCAAGAGGCGATGGAGCGCTGCGTCGCTGGCGACTGTGATGCACTCAACGGCCGCAGCTTCGGCGTCAGCTTCATCGACCCGGTGGATCAGTACCTGAAGAGCGACCGGGCGATCAAATACGCGCTGCTGTTCATCGTCCTGACCTTCGCCGGTTTCTTCCTCTTCGAAGTGCTCAAGAGCCTGGCGGTGCACCCGGTGCAATATGCTTTGGTCGGTGTCGCGCTGGCGTTCTTTTACCTGCTGCTGTTGTCGCTGTCGGAACACATCGGTTTTGCGCTAGCGTATCTGTTGTCGGCGAGTGGCTGTGTGTTGCTGATCGGTTTCTATGTCAGCCACGTCTTGCGCAGCGCGCGGCATGGCTTGAGTTTCTCGGCCGGGTTGGCGGCGCTGTATGGCCTGCTGTACGGCTTGCTCAGCGCCGAGGATTACGCGCTGTTGATGGGCTCGTTGATGTTGTTCGGTCTGCTCGGGGTGTTCATGGTGCTGACGCGTAAATTGGACTGGTACGGGATTGGTTTGAAGTCCGCCAAGCCGCTGGAGTTTGACGTGGAGGCGATGCAATGA
- a CDS encoding glutathione S-transferase: protein MSAPSMTLYHNTLSPFVRKVMVLLHETGQQDRVALQDCVLSPVSPNPELIADNPLSKIPALRLADGNVIHDSRVILEYLDQQHVGNPLIPREGAARWRRLTLASMADGIMDASVMVRYETVLRPVEKHWGEWLDAQRDKIRRALAVLESEAIAELTSHFDVAAISVACALGYLDLRFPDMDWRAANPQLANWYFEVSQRPSMVATMPKP from the coding sequence ATGTCCGCCCCCAGCATGACCCTGTACCACAACACCCTGTCGCCCTTTGTCCGCAAGGTCATGGTGCTGCTGCACGAAACCGGTCAGCAGGATCGTGTCGCGCTGCAGGACTGTGTGCTCAGCCCGGTCAGCCCGAACCCGGAGCTGATCGCCGACAACCCGTTGAGCAAGATCCCCGCCCTGCGCCTGGCCGACGGCAATGTCATCCATGACAGCCGCGTCATCCTCGAGTACCTCGACCAGCAGCACGTCGGCAATCCGCTGATCCCCCGTGAAGGTGCGGCGCGCTGGCGGCGCCTGACGCTGGCGTCGATGGCTGACGGGATCATGGATGCCTCGGTGATGGTGCGTTATGAAACCGTGCTGCGCCCGGTGGAAAAACACTGGGGCGAATGGCTCGACGCTCAGCGCGACAAGATCCGCCGCGCCCTCGCCGTGCTGGAGAGCGAAGCGATTGCCGAGCTGACCAGCCACTTCGATGTCGCGGCGATCAGCGTGGCCTGCGCGCTGGGCTATCTGGACCTGCGCTTCCCGGACATGGACTGGCGCGCGGCCAATCCGCAACTGGCCAACTGGTATTTCGAGGTGAGTCAGCGACCGTCCATGGTGGCGACGATGCCCAAGCCTTAG
- a CDS encoding PepSY-associated TM helix domain-containing protein has product MKSKTIRRWSFIHTWTSLICTVFLLMLALTGLPLIFSHEIDHALGNAPELREMPADTPQLNLQQLVDAAQKHRPGEVMQYFGYDDEEPNAAFAIMARTADTEPNSSHTFMLDARTGEALETPSANGGLMLFILRLHVDMFAGLPGKLLLAFMGLLFVVAIISGTVLYLPFMRRLKFGTVRQDKSTRLRWLDLHNLIGVVTLTWCLVVGVTGVISACADLLIAAWRNDALTTLIAPYRDAPPLTQLAPATRLLDIAEEVAPGMKPDFIAFPGTRFSSEHHYSVFMKGGTHLTSHLLTPVLIDATTLQVTAVAERPWYMDAMGMSQPLHFGDYGGMPMKILWATLDVLTIIVLASGVYLWVVRRKAAKPVLETAEASA; this is encoded by the coding sequence ATGAAAAGTAAAACCATCCGCCGCTGGTCATTCATCCACACCTGGACCAGCCTGATCTGCACGGTGTTTCTGCTGATGCTGGCGCTGACCGGTCTGCCGCTGATTTTCAGCCACGAGATTGATCACGCGCTGGGCAACGCCCCGGAACTGCGCGAGATGCCGGCCGACACGCCGCAACTCAACCTGCAGCAACTGGTCGATGCCGCGCAGAAACATCGCCCGGGCGAAGTCATGCAGTACTTCGGTTATGACGACGAAGAGCCGAACGCGGCATTCGCGATCATGGCCAGGACGGCCGACACCGAGCCGAACTCTTCGCACACCTTCATGCTCGATGCGCGCACTGGCGAAGCGCTGGAAACCCCTTCGGCCAACGGTGGCTTGATGCTGTTCATCCTGCGCCTGCACGTCGACATGTTCGCCGGGCTGCCGGGCAAGCTGCTGCTGGCGTTCATGGGTCTGTTGTTTGTCGTGGCGATCATCTCCGGCACGGTGCTGTACCTGCCATTCATGCGCCGCTTGAAATTCGGCACCGTGCGTCAGGACAAATCCACGCGGCTGCGCTGGCTCGATCTGCACAATTTGATTGGCGTCGTCACCCTGACCTGGTGCCTGGTGGTGGGCGTGACCGGGGTGATCAGCGCCTGCGCCGACCTGCTCATCGCTGCTTGGCGCAACGACGCGTTGACCACGCTGATCGCGCCGTATCGCGATGCGCCGCCCCTGACCCAACTGGCCCCGGCTACGCGGCTGCTCGACATCGCCGAGGAAGTCGCACCGGGGATGAAGCCGGATTTCATCGCCTTCCCCGGCACACGCTTTTCCAGCGAGCATCATTATTCGGTGTTCATGAAGGGCGGCACGCACCTGACTTCGCACCTGCTGACGCCGGTGCTGATCGACGCCACGACGCTGCAAGTCACCGCCGTGGCGGAACGGCCCTGGTACATGGACGCCATGGGCATGTCGCAGCCGCTGCACTTTGGTGACTACGGCGGCATGCCGATGAAGATTCTCTGGGCGACGCTGGATGTGCTGACGATCATCGTGTTGGCCAGTGGTGTCTATTTGTGGGTGGTGCGGCGCAAGGCGGCAAAGCCTGTATTGGAAACCGCGGAGGCCTCGGCATGA
- a CDS encoding TonB-dependent siderophore receptor, which yields MSRSPDTLLRPSLLAFAIAFGTPLISSPLLAAEQASSVRAYNLPAAPLSTALNQIASQGGLALSLNPALAAGKTSAPVNGQYDAAGALRAALRGTGLQLEQSSAGTYTLVAVPEGTLALPETSVIGVENFESAWGPVEGYTATRTAAGTKTDTALVEAPRSISVATRQQMDDRSVHSLDDAVRYMPGITASSYGSDTRADWLRVRGFEPTQFLDGLPLPKGVYANPKQETWNLDRLALLRGPASSVYGQTPPGGLLDMVSRRPSAEASSEIQLQYGSDNHRQINFASTGKIDDAGQFLYGLSGVVRDSGTQVDHVDNKRYNIAPSLTWNIDDDTKITLLSQFTRDDTGITSQFLPIQGTKIKSPLGDISHHKNLGDPDWEYYDRTYYALGYAFEHRLNDVWQFKQNLRYTKSDLSFQSLTPGSYPFTTVDAEGNVGRTSTSVDEDISQFAVDNNFQADFATGDIRHTLLLGLDHQRSNTNYTSIFGDGLQTNVINPIYGQPIVRPARSTAFYDYNQKTYQTGLYVQDQMALDQWRLTLGGREDWVHTSTEFFNKGDATNTQRDKKFSGNAALSYVFDNGFVPYLSYAESFQPTTGADATSTGSLKPTEGKQWELGIKYQPPGSKTLLTAAVYDLTQKNVAVNTFVNNVSVTSQTGEVKVKGLELEAVSDVTDNLKVIAAYTLAKSEVQKGIDKGNRLQLMPNQQASLWTDYTWHAGVLDGFGIGAGVRYTGNTYGDKANTWLGKADAYTVFDASVHYDLGRLDNSLKGASLAVNATNLFDKDYISTCDSFYCYYGDQRSVVASATYKW from the coding sequence ATGTCCCGTTCGCCAGACACCTTGTTGCGCCCCAGTCTGCTGGCTTTTGCCATCGCTTTCGGCACGCCGCTGATCAGCAGTCCGTTGCTCGCCGCTGAGCAAGCGTCCAGCGTGCGCGCCTACAACCTGCCGGCGGCGCCGCTGTCGACCGCCCTGAACCAGATCGCCAGCCAGGGCGGCCTCGCCCTGTCGCTCAATCCTGCGCTGGCCGCCGGCAAAACCTCGGCGCCGGTCAACGGCCAGTACGACGCCGCCGGAGCCCTGCGCGCGGCTTTGCGCGGCACCGGTCTGCAACTGGAACAGAGCAGCGCCGGCACTTACACCCTGGTGGCCGTGCCGGAAGGCACGCTGGCCCTGCCGGAAACTTCGGTCATCGGCGTGGAAAACTTCGAAAGCGCCTGGGGCCCGGTCGAAGGCTACACCGCGACCCGCACCGCCGCCGGCACCAAGACCGACACCGCGCTGGTCGAAGCACCGCGTTCGATTTCGGTGGCAACCCGTCAGCAAATGGACGACCGCAGCGTGCACAGCCTCGATGATGCCGTGCGCTACATGCCGGGCATCACCGCCAGCAGCTACGGCAGCGACACCCGCGCCGACTGGCTGCGCGTGCGCGGTTTCGAACCGACCCAGTTCCTCGATGGCCTGCCGCTGCCCAAAGGCGTTTACGCCAACCCGAAACAGGAAACCTGGAACCTCGACCGCCTCGCCCTGCTGCGTGGCCCGGCCTCGTCGGTGTACGGCCAGACCCCGCCGGGCGGTTTGCTCGACATGGTCAGCCGCCGTCCGAGCGCCGAGGCCAGCAGCGAAATCCAGCTGCAATACGGCAGCGACAATCACCGCCAGATCAACTTCGCCAGTACCGGCAAGATCGATGACGCCGGGCAGTTTCTCTATGGCCTCAGCGGCGTGGTGCGCGACAGCGGCACCCAGGTCGATCACGTCGACAACAAGCGCTACAACATCGCGCCGAGCCTGACCTGGAACATCGACGACGATACAAAAATCACTCTGCTGAGCCAGTTCACCCGCGACGACACCGGCATCACCAGCCAGTTTCTGCCGATCCAGGGCACGAAGATCAAATCGCCGCTCGGTGATATTTCCCATCACAAGAATCTCGGCGATCCGGATTGGGAATACTACGACCGCACCTACTACGCGTTGGGTTATGCCTTCGAACATCGGTTGAACGATGTCTGGCAGTTCAAACAGAACCTGCGCTACACCAAGTCGGACCTGTCGTTCCAGTCGCTGACACCCGGTTCCTACCCGTTTACCACCGTGGATGCAGAGGGCAACGTCGGCCGCACCAGCACCAGCGTCGACGAAGACATCAGCCAGTTTGCCGTGGACAACAACTTCCAGGCCGACTTCGCCACGGGCGACATTCGCCACACCTTGCTGCTGGGTCTGGATCACCAGCGCAGCAACACCAACTACACCTCGATCTTTGGCGATGGTCTGCAAACCAACGTCATCAACCCGATCTACGGCCAGCCGATCGTACGTCCGGCGCGCTCCACGGCGTTTTACGACTATAACCAGAAGACCTACCAGACCGGCCTCTACGTGCAGGACCAAATGGCCCTCGACCAGTGGCGCCTGACCCTCGGCGGCCGTGAAGACTGGGTGCACACCAGCACCGAGTTCTTCAACAAGGGCGATGCGACCAACACCCAGCGTGACAAGAAATTCAGCGGCAACGCGGCGCTCAGCTACGTCTTCGATAACGGTTTCGTGCCGTACCTGTCCTACGCCGAATCCTTCCAGCCGACCACGGGCGCCGATGCCACCTCGACCGGCTCGCTCAAGCCAACCGAAGGCAAGCAGTGGGAACTGGGCATCAAATACCAGCCTCCGGGGAGCAAGACCCTGCTGACCGCCGCCGTGTATGACCTGACCCAAAAGAACGTCGCGGTGAACACCTTCGTCAACAACGTTTCAGTGACCAGCCAGACCGGCGAAGTGAAGGTCAAAGGCCTGGAACTCGAGGCCGTGTCGGATGTGACCGATAACCTCAAAGTCATCGCCGCCTACACTCTGGCCAAGTCCGAAGTGCAGAAAGGCATCGACAAGGGCAACCGTCTGCAACTGATGCCCAACCAACAAGCCTCGCTGTGGACCGACTACACCTGGCACGCCGGCGTGCTCGACGGTTTCGGTATCGGTGCCGGCGTGCGCTACACCGGCAACACCTACGGCGACAAGGCCAACACCTGGCTGGGCAAGGCTGACGCCTACACCGTGTTCGACGCCAGCGTGCATTATGATCTCGGCCGTCTGGACAACAGCCTCAAAGGTGCGTCGCTGGCGGTGAATGCGACCAACCTGTTCGACAAGGACTACATTTCCACCTGCGACAGCTTCTACTGCTACTACGGCGACCAGCGCAGTGTCGTCGCCAGCGCCACTTACAAGTGGTAA
- a CDS encoding FecR domain-containing protein, with translation MTAASSRPVPAHVLDAAIAWQLTLDSSTALEREEFAKWHAAHEEHARAWRQLGMLDQRFSVAKGPARSALLQSREGIRRRVRKLGSGLASVVVIIGLGLFVSERYLPLDYWLADQRTATGEQRTVRLSDGTLLNLNTHSAVDVRFDDERRLIVLQEGEILVETGHGDARPFIVETREGSMRALGTRFLVKREDDGTRLSVLQSAVAAHAQANPQEQILREGQQVLLRSDGLGSIAALAPGADAWTRGMLVVDNARLGDLVHELGRYRRGHLGVAPEVADLRITGSFPLHDIDKALSALLPTLPVQIERHTPYWVTVAKADIKPE, from the coding sequence ATGACCGCGGCCAGTTCGCGGCCGGTGCCGGCGCATGTGCTGGACGCGGCGATTGCCTGGCAATTGACCCTCGATTCGAGCACCGCACTGGAGCGCGAGGAATTCGCCAAATGGCACGCGGCCCATGAAGAACACGCCCGCGCCTGGCGCCAGTTGGGCATGCTCGATCAGCGCTTCAGCGTCGCCAAAGGCCCGGCCCGAAGTGCGTTGCTGCAATCGCGCGAAGGCATTCGCCGGCGCGTGCGCAAACTCGGCAGTGGGCTGGCCAGTGTCGTGGTGATCATCGGGCTCGGGCTGTTTGTCAGCGAGCGCTATCTGCCGCTGGATTACTGGCTCGCCGATCAACGCACCGCCACCGGCGAACAGCGCACCGTGCGCCTGTCCGACGGCACCCTGCTCAATCTCAATACCCACAGCGCGGTCGACGTACGCTTCGATGACGAGCGCCGCTTGATCGTGTTGCAGGAAGGCGAAATTCTCGTCGAGACCGGGCATGGCGATGCGCGGCCGTTTATCGTCGAAACCCGCGAAGGCAGCATGCGTGCGCTGGGCACGCGGTTTCTGGTCAAGCGCGAGGACGACGGCACACGCCTGAGCGTATTGCAGTCGGCGGTGGCGGCCCATGCCCAGGCCAACCCGCAAGAACAGATTCTGCGCGAAGGCCAGCAGGTGCTGTTGCGCAGTGACGGGTTGGGCTCGATTGCCGCCCTCGCCCCCGGCGCCGATGCCTGGACGCGCGGCATGCTGGTGGTGGACAACGCCCGGCTGGGCGATCTGGTGCACGAGTTGGGGCGCTATCGTCGCGGGCATCTGGGCGTGGCGCCGGAAGTGGCCGATCTGCGCATTACCGGCAGCTTTCCGTTGCATGACATCGACAAGGCCCTGAGCGCTTTGCTGCCGACCTTGCCGGTGCAGATCGAGCGGCATACGCCGTATTGGGTCACCGTGGCGAAGGCTGATATCAAGCCTGAGTAA
- a CDS encoding RNA polymerase sigma factor, translated as MYRDHRGWLLAWLRRNVACPQRAEDLSQDTFVRLLNRDELLTPREPRAFLVAIAKGLLFDYFRRAALEQAYLTELMLIPEDEQPSVEEQQMILDDLKAIDRLLGKLSTKARAAFLYNRLDGLSHAEIAGKLGVSVPRVRQYLAQGLRQCYIALYGEPT; from the coding sequence ATGTATCGCGACCATCGCGGTTGGCTGCTGGCGTGGTTGCGGCGCAATGTGGCGTGTCCGCAGCGTGCCGAAGACCTGAGCCAGGACACCTTCGTACGCCTGCTCAACCGCGACGAGCTGCTGACACCGCGCGAACCTCGGGCGTTTCTGGTGGCAATCGCCAAAGGCCTGTTGTTCGACTACTTCCGCCGCGCCGCGCTGGAACAGGCCTACCTCACCGAACTGATGCTGATTCCCGAAGACGAACAACCGTCGGTGGAAGAACAGCAAATGATCCTCGACGACCTCAAAGCCATCGATCGCCTGCTCGGCAAACTGTCGACCAAGGCTCGTGCGGCCTTCCTGTACAACCGCCTCGACGGCCTCAGCCACGCCGAGATCGCCGGCAAACTCGGCGTCTCGGTGCCGCGCGTGCGGCAGTACCTGGCCCAAGGCCTGCGCCAGTGCTACATCGCCCTTTACGGTGAACCGACATGA